From one Candidatus Acididesulfobacter guangdongensis genomic stretch:
- the secG gene encoding preprotein translocase subunit SecG produces the protein MIAFLTVVLIVSAIFLIIVILMQQGKGQEMGAVFGGSSQTVFGASGAGNFLTKTTAVLAVIFLGSAFLISYIAAKQVAPISIKHYLSAKKTSAAGKNAVKKTGSLNISKKITAKKITANHTGKAANNSALVKTPAKNSTVVNNKTSEKSKK, from the coding sequence ATGATTGCTTTTTTAACAGTTGTTCTTATAGTTTCGGCTATTTTTCTTATCATCGTAATTTTAATGCAGCAGGGTAAGGGTCAGGAAATGGGCGCCGTCTTCGGCGGGAGTTCCCAAACCGTGTTCGGGGCTTCAGGAGCCGGAAATTTTTTAACCAAAACTACCGCCGTGCTTGCGGTAATTTTTCTTGGTTCGGCGTTTTTAATAAGCTATATAGCGGCAAAGCAGGTTGCGCCAATATCCATAAAACACTATCTTTCTGCTAAAAAAACATCTGCAGCAGGCAAAAATGCAGTAAAAAAAACCGGCAGTCTAAATATTTCTAAGAAGATTACAGCCAAAAAAATTACGGCAAATCATACCGGTAAAGCTGCCAATAATAGCGCTCTTGTTAAAACGCCTGCAAAAAACAGCACGGTTGTTAATAATAAGACAAGCGAGAAATCAAAAAAATAG